One genomic region from Halorussus rarus encodes:
- a CDS encoding aspartate aminotransferase family protein produces the protein MSGFVYSEKPIRIERGEDVYLYDDADDEYLDFGASYGVAAVGHCHPKVVSAVQEQVEKLTFVQASYPNSARDALYEKLAAVAPGDLENVWLCNSGTEANEAALKFARSATGNSKIVAAQRGFHGRTMGSLAATWKPKYKKPFEPLAGDFEFVPYGDEEALAEAVDDETAAVLLEPVQGEGGVNPAPEGYLEAAREVTDETGAALVFDEIQTGLGRTGALWACEKRGVVPDVLTSAKGLGGGLPVGATLCADWVAEESGPHGSTFSGGPVVSAAAEATLEVVADENLPENAADVGRHLQSKLRGSELPIRTVRGEGLLLGAEVGRGANSVLKRLAMNHGVLALPAGRTVVRLLPPLTVTEAHADEVVEALESALAEVST, from the coding sequence ATGTCCGGGTTCGTCTACTCCGAGAAACCGATCCGGATCGAGCGCGGCGAGGACGTCTACCTCTACGACGACGCCGACGACGAGTACCTCGACTTCGGCGCGAGCTACGGCGTCGCCGCGGTCGGCCACTGCCACCCGAAGGTGGTCTCGGCGGTCCAGGAGCAGGTCGAGAAGCTGACGTTCGTGCAGGCCAGCTACCCCAACTCGGCCCGCGACGCGCTCTACGAGAAGCTGGCGGCGGTCGCGCCCGGCGACCTCGAGAACGTCTGGCTCTGCAACTCCGGCACCGAGGCCAACGAGGCGGCCCTGAAATTCGCCCGGAGCGCCACCGGCAACTCCAAGATCGTGGCGGCCCAGCGGGGGTTCCACGGCCGGACGATGGGGTCGCTGGCCGCGACGTGGAAGCCCAAGTACAAGAAGCCGTTCGAGCCGCTGGCCGGCGATTTCGAGTTCGTCCCCTACGGCGACGAGGAGGCGCTGGCCGAGGCCGTCGACGACGAGACGGCCGCGGTCCTGCTCGAACCGGTCCAGGGCGAGGGCGGCGTCAACCCCGCGCCCGAGGGTTACCTGGAGGCGGCCCGCGAGGTGACCGACGAGACCGGCGCGGCGCTGGTCTTCGACGAGATCCAGACCGGCCTCGGCCGGACCGGGGCGCTGTGGGCCTGCGAGAAGCGCGGCGTCGTACCCGACGTGCTCACCTCGGCGAAGGGGCTGGGCGGCGGGCTCCCCGTCGGCGCGACGCTCTGCGCCGACTGGGTCGCCGAGGAGTCGGGTCCCCACGGCTCGACGTTCTCGGGCGGGCCGGTCGTGAGCGCGGCCGCCGAGGCCACGCTGGAGGTCGTCGCCGACGAGAACCTCCCGGAGAACGCCGCCGACGTGGGGCGTCACCTCCAGTCGAAACTGAGGGGTTCCGAGTTACCGATTCGCACGGTCCGGGGCGAGGGACTGCTCCTCGGCGCGGAGGTCGGCCGGGGCGCCAACAGCGTGCTGAAGCGGCTGGCGATGAACCACGGGGTGCTGGCGCTGCCCGCCGGCCGGACCGTGGTGCGACTGCTCCCGCCGCTGACCGTCACGGAGGCCCACGCCGACGAGGTCGTCGAGGCGCTGGAGAGCGCGCTCGCGGAGGTGTCGACGTGA
- a CDS encoding acetylglutamate/acetylaminoadipate kinase, giving the protein MTEDSYTKAELEAAHEQLIDNDLGDDGLRTDGGEREQGEREPRQTASDGGFASEEDEDHSPPIVVKVGGARAVDPAGALADVAHLVANGEDVVVVHGGSTAVDDTLERLGEEPEYVETPGGVVGRFTDETTMEVFEMVLPGKLNTDLVAGLQNEGVDAVGLSGVDGKLLTGPRKSAVKVLEDGRKKIKRGDHSGKIEAVDADLLETLFAGNYVPVVTVPMLAEESDGDLTPVNADADRAAAAIAGALGGELVVLTDVAGVYEDPDDPDSLIESVGTPAELEAAEDAAEGFMTKKVMAAVEALEGGAASVTVADANNRDPITAARTGHGTEFEPGAVR; this is encoded by the coding sequence ATGACCGAAGACAGCTACACGAAGGCGGAACTCGAAGCGGCCCACGAGCAACTGATCGACAACGACCTCGGCGACGACGGCCTCCGGACCGACGGAGGTGAGCGCGAGCAGGGCGAGCGCGAGCCTCGTCAGACTGCGTCTGACGGTGGGTTCGCAAGCGAGGAGGACGAGGACCACAGTCCCCCCATCGTCGTCAAGGTCGGCGGGGCGCGCGCGGTTGACCCCGCGGGCGCGCTCGCGGACGTGGCCCATCTCGTCGCGAACGGCGAGGACGTGGTGGTCGTCCACGGCGGCTCGACTGCCGTGGACGACACCCTCGAACGGCTGGGCGAGGAGCCCGAGTACGTCGAGACCCCCGGCGGCGTCGTCGGGCGGTTCACCGACGAGACCACGATGGAGGTGTTCGAGATGGTGCTGCCCGGCAAGCTCAACACCGACCTCGTCGCCGGCCTCCAGAACGAGGGCGTCGACGCGGTCGGCCTGTCGGGCGTCGACGGGAAGCTGCTGACCGGCCCGCGCAAGTCGGCGGTCAAGGTGCTCGAGGACGGCCGCAAGAAGATAAAGCGGGGCGACCACTCCGGCAAGATCGAGGCGGTCGACGCCGACCTGCTGGAGACGCTGTTCGCGGGCAACTACGTCCCGGTCGTGACGGTGCCGATGCTGGCCGAGGAGAGCGACGGCGACCTGACGCCGGTCAACGCCGACGCCGACCGCGCGGCCGCCGCCATCGCGGGCGCACTGGGCGGCGAACTCGTCGTGCTGACCGACGTGGCGGGCGTCTACGAGGACCCCGACGACCCCGACTCGCTCATCGAGTCGGTCGGGACGCCGGCGGAACTGGAGGCGGCCGAGGACGCCGCCGAGGGGTTCATGACGAAGAAGGTCATGGCCGCCGTCGAGGCGCTGGAGGGCGGCGCGGCGTCGGTGACGGTCGCCGACGCGAACAACCGCGACCCCATCACGGCCGCCAGGACCGGCCACGGGACCGAGTTCGAACCGGGGGCCGTGAGATAA
- the lysX gene encoding lysine biosynthesis protein LysX, whose translation MKVGILYSRIRKDEKLLLSELRERGHDVVKIDVRDLQFGLTEAPEVFADLDIVVDRCLATSRSLYATKFCEAYGVPVVNSAATAQTCADKVQNSLALAGAGVPTPATDVAFTKESAMESIEKFGYPCVIKPVVGSWGRLMAKIDSRSAAEAILEHKATLGHYEHKVFYVQEFVDKPGRDVRVLATDGEPVAAMVRSSDHWLTNAAKGAETEAFELDEEAKALVKAASDAVGGGLLGVDLMETGGDGANYTVHEVNHTVEFKSLNGATDVDVPAKVVDWLEAKAAQGTKQEVMA comes from the coding sequence GTGAAGGTCGGAATACTCTACTCCCGGATCCGCAAGGACGAGAAGCTCCTCCTCTCGGAGCTGCGCGAGCGCGGCCACGACGTGGTCAAGATCGACGTCCGCGACCTCCAGTTCGGGCTGACCGAGGCCCCCGAAGTGTTCGCGGACCTCGACATCGTCGTGGACCGTTGTCTCGCGACCAGCCGGAGCCTCTACGCCACCAAGTTCTGCGAGGCCTACGGCGTGCCCGTGGTCAACTCCGCGGCGACCGCACAGACCTGCGCCGACAAGGTCCAGAACAGCCTCGCGCTCGCGGGCGCGGGCGTTCCCACGCCCGCGACCGACGTGGCGTTCACCAAGGAGTCGGCGATGGAGAGCATCGAGAAGTTCGGCTACCCCTGCGTCATCAAGCCCGTCGTCGGGTCGTGGGGACGCCTGATGGCGAAGATCGACTCCCGGAGCGCCGCCGAGGCCATCCTGGAGCACAAGGCCACCCTGGGCCACTACGAGCACAAGGTGTTCTACGTCCAGGAGTTCGTCGACAAGCCCGGCCGCGACGTCCGGGTGCTCGCGACCGACGGCGAGCCCGTCGCCGCGATGGTCCGGTCGTCGGACCACTGGCTCACCAACGCCGCGAAGGGCGCCGAGACCGAGGCCTTCGAGCTCGACGAGGAGGCGAAGGCGCTCGTGAAGGCCGCCAGCGACGCGGTCGGCGGCGGCCTGCTCGGCGTCGATTTGATGGAGACCGGCGGAGATGGCGCCAACTACACCGTCCACGAGGTCAACCACACCGTCGAGTTCAAGTCGCTGAACGGGGCGACCGACGTCGACGTGCCCGCGAAGGTGGTCGACTGGCTCGAAGCCAAGGCCGCGCAGGGGACGAAGCAGGAGGTGATGGCCTGA
- a CDS encoding manganese catalase family protein encodes MFYHDNELQYEVEVEDPDPYFAKMLQQAIGGVEGEMRVALQYMFQAFGQPKEKQEYRNLLMETAAEELGHIEMLATAVTKNLQGAPDEVRREARENDAVIDAMMQGGQPRQALSAGLHAMPVDANGNAFSGNFIVASGNLAADMYANIMAESTGRLLATRLYEMTDDEGMKDMLSYLIARDTMHQNQWHAALEEMGETVPVPASFDQEKENQEYNYEFMSTFREDREDPHERWTEGVSIDGKGEFSFGTQPGGGNPQLEKTIAQMYNEATGGDTDRTIQDEE; translated from the coding sequence GTGTTCTACCACGACAACGAACTCCAGTACGAAGTTGAGGTCGAGGATCCGGACCCGTACTTCGCGAAGATGCTGCAGCAAGCCATCGGCGGCGTCGAGGGCGAGATGCGGGTCGCGCTCCAGTACATGTTCCAGGCGTTCGGGCAACCGAAGGAGAAGCAGGAGTACCGCAACCTGCTGATGGAGACAGCGGCCGAGGAGCTGGGCCACATCGAGATGCTGGCCACGGCCGTCACGAAGAACCTCCAGGGGGCGCCCGACGAGGTCCGCCGGGAGGCCCGCGAGAACGACGCCGTCATCGACGCGATGATGCAGGGCGGCCAGCCCCGGCAGGCGCTGTCGGCCGGGCTCCACGCGATGCCGGTCGACGCGAACGGCAACGCCTTCAGCGGGAACTTCATCGTCGCCAGCGGGAACCTCGCGGCCGACATGTACGCCAACATCATGGCCGAGTCGACCGGCCGGCTGCTGGCGACCCGGTTGTACGAGATGACTGACGACGAGGGGATGAAGGACATGCTGTCGTACCTCATCGCCCGCGACACGATGCACCAGAACCAGTGGCACGCCGCCCTCGAGGAGATGGGCGAGACCGTGCCCGTGCCCGCGAGTTTCGACCAGGAGAAGGAGAACCAGGAGTACAACTACGAGTTCATGTCCACGTTCCGGGAGGACCGCGAGGACCCCCACGAGCGCTGGACTGAGGGAGTCTCCATCGACGGCAAGGGCGAGTTCTCGTTCGGCACCCAGCCCGGCGGCGGCAACCCGCAGCTCGAGAAGACCATCGCGCAGATGTACAACGAGGCCACCGGCGGGGACACGGACCGGACCATCCAGGACGAAGAGTAG
- the argC gene encoding N-acetyl-gamma-glutamyl-phosphate reductase produces the protein MPITDSAADADGSADETVTATVVGGSGFAGGELLRILAGHPNVDLAGATSREYAGKSVGSVHPNLRGTDLRFSDPADLDSVDVLFAATPHGVSMEQIDDFYEVADTVVDLSADFRLNTAEQYEEWYDGHDAPQLLDEAVYALPELHREDLPGADLVAAGGCNATATILGLYPLFDGGILSGDEQVVADVKVGSSEGGAGASKAGSHPERSGVVRPYAPTGHRHEAEIEQELGASVSFTAHAVDMVRGAAATCHVFPDGPVSKGDLWSAFRGAYEDEPFVRLQSGGGGVYRYPEPKAVAGTNMAEVGFELDPGNKRIVVFSAIDNLVKGTAGQAVHAANVALGFEETAGLDFQGLHPVGSP, from the coding sequence ATGCCCATCACCGACTCGGCGGCCGACGCCGACGGCAGTGCCGACGAGACGGTCACCGCGACCGTCGTCGGCGGGAGCGGCTTCGCGGGCGGCGAACTCCTGCGCATCCTAGCCGGCCACCCGAACGTCGACCTCGCGGGCGCGACCAGCCGGGAGTACGCCGGCAAGTCGGTGGGGTCGGTCCACCCGAACCTCCGGGGAACCGACCTCCGGTTCTCGGACCCGGCCGACCTCGACTCGGTGGACGTCCTGTTCGCGGCGACGCCCCACGGCGTCTCGATGGAACAGATAGACGACTTCTACGAGGTCGCCGACACCGTGGTCGACCTCAGTGCGGACTTCCGGCTGAACACCGCCGAGCAGTACGAGGAGTGGTACGACGGCCACGACGCGCCCCAACTCCTCGACGAGGCGGTGTACGCCCTGCCGGAGCTCCACCGCGAGGACCTGCCGGGCGCCGACCTCGTCGCGGCCGGCGGCTGCAACGCCACCGCGACGATTCTCGGCCTCTACCCTCTGTTCGACGGCGGGATTCTATCCGGCGACGAGCAGGTCGTCGCCGACGTGAAGGTCGGCTCCTCGGAGGGCGGCGCCGGCGCGAGCAAGGCCGGCAGCCACCCCGAACGCTCGGGCGTGGTCCGGCCCTACGCGCCGACCGGCCACCGCCACGAGGCCGAGATCGAGCAGGAACTGGGCGCCTCGGTCTCGTTCACGGCCCACGCGGTCGACATGGTCCGGGGCGCGGCCGCGACCTGCCACGTGTTTCCGGACGGGCCGGTCTCGAAGGGCGACCTCTGGTCGGCCTTCCGCGGCGCCTACGAGGACGAGCCGTTCGTCCGGCTCCAGTCGGGCGGCGGCGGGGTGTACCGCTACCCCGAGCCCAAGGCGGTCGCGGGGACCAACATGGCGGAAGTGGGATTCGAACTCGACCCCGGTAACAAGCGCATCGTCGTGTTCAGCGCCATCGACAACCTCGTGAAGGGGACGGCCGGCCAGGCGGTCCACGCCGCCAACGTCGCGCTCGGCTTCGAGGAGACCGCCGGCCTCGACTTCCAGGGACTCCATCCGGTGGGAAGCCCATGA
- a CDS encoding argininosuccinate synthase → MTDNSTVALAFSGGLDTTVCVPLLEEEYDYDEVIGVTVDVGQPAEEFDEAEETGEALDLDHYVVDAKDAFAQQCLDAVTANATYQGYPLGTALARPVIAEAILEVAEENDCAAIAHGCTGKGNDQLRFEAVWRESDLEVIAPVRELGLTREWEMEYAAEKDLPVEGGNEGDWSIDTNLWSRSVEGADLEDPGYVPPEDIYEWTETPGGKDVETIEITFEEGYPVAIDGEELPAVQLIEHLNELAGSHGVGRTDMMEDRMLGLKVRENYEHPAATTLLNAHEALEGLVLTEEERAFKQQVDQQWAEKAYEGLLSAPLVGALDGFVDATQQKVTGTVTIKFEGGQARPVGRESEYAVYSESAASFNTESVDGIAQSDATGVAKYHGFQSRLANEVAANAEAKKAELLTDGSGDGETDETEE, encoded by the coding sequence ATGACAGACAACTCGACCGTCGCGCTCGCCTTCTCGGGCGGACTCGACACCACGGTATGCGTCCCGCTGCTCGAAGAGGAGTACGACTACGACGAGGTCATCGGCGTCACCGTCGACGTCGGCCAGCCCGCCGAGGAGTTCGACGAGGCCGAGGAGACCGGCGAGGCGCTCGACCTCGACCACTACGTCGTCGACGCCAAGGACGCGTTCGCCCAGCAGTGCCTCGACGCCGTGACCGCCAACGCGACCTACCAGGGCTACCCGCTCGGCACCGCGCTCGCGCGCCCCGTCATCGCCGAGGCCATCCTCGAGGTCGCCGAGGAGAACGACTGTGCCGCCATCGCCCACGGCTGCACCGGCAAGGGCAACGACCAGCTCCGGTTCGAGGCGGTCTGGCGCGAGTCGGACCTCGAGGTCATCGCGCCGGTGCGCGAACTCGGCCTGACCCGCGAATGGGAGATGGAGTACGCCGCCGAGAAGGACCTGCCCGTCGAGGGCGGCAACGAGGGCGACTGGAGCATCGACACCAACCTCTGGAGCCGGTCGGTCGAGGGCGCGGACCTCGAGGACCCCGGCTACGTCCCGCCGGAGGACATCTACGAGTGGACCGAGACGCCCGGCGGGAAGGACGTCGAGACCATCGAGATCACCTTCGAGGAGGGCTATCCGGTCGCCATCGACGGCGAGGAACTGCCCGCCGTCCAGCTCATCGAGCACCTCAACGAGCTCGCCGGGAGCCACGGGGTCGGGCGCACCGACATGATGGAGGACCGCATGCTCGGGCTGAAGGTCCGCGAGAACTACGAGCACCCCGCCGCGACCACCCTCCTCAACGCCCACGAGGCGCTGGAGGGGCTCGTGCTCACCGAGGAGGAGCGCGCGTTCAAGCAGCAGGTCGACCAGCAGTGGGCCGAGAAGGCCTACGAGGGCCTGCTGTCGGCGCCGCTCGTGGGCGCGCTCGACGGCTTCGTCGACGCGACCCAGCAGAAGGTCACCGGGACGGTCACCATCAAGTTCGAGGGCGGACAGGCACGCCCGGTCGGCCGCGAGAGCGAGTACGCGGTGTACTCCGAGTCGGCCGCCTCGTTCAACACCGAGTCGGTCGACGGCATCGCCCAGAGCGACGCGACCGGCGTGGCGAAGTACCACGGCTTCCAGTCGCGGTTGGCCAACGAGGTCGCGGCGAACGCCGAGGCCAAGAAGGCCGAACTGCTGACCGACGGCAGCGGCGACGGCGAGACCGACGAGACGGAGGAGTAG
- a CDS encoding [LysW]-lysine hydrolase, with translation MSASADAAVSDEAARELLVDLVDVPSPTGEERECAERLAAFFEAHGREAWLDEVGNVRAPADDSVLLTSHVDTVPGDIPVRVEETEDAEGNATEELWGRGSVDAKGPLAAMAAAAVETGVSFVGVVGEETDSRGARFLVEDRDEPDAVVNGEPSGWDGVTLGYRGFLAGEYAVSTDSVHTSRPDPNAVQKAMRWWRAVESGFESDDETPVFERVTAKPVEFAGGTAADGLSVEASVEAQFRIPPGETAAGVREAVEAELAAGEVDWAEPIPPVMETPRSEVARAFRAAIRRVGGDPRLLRKTGTSDMNLYAGAWDCPMATYGPGDSDLDHAPNERLDLGGFDRAVDVLTAVSEDLADA, from the coding sequence GTGAGCGCGAGCGCCGACGCCGCCGTGAGCGACGAGGCGGCCCGTGAACTGCTCGTCGACCTCGTGGACGTCCCGTCGCCCACCGGCGAGGAACGCGAGTGCGCCGAGCGCCTCGCGGCCTTCTTCGAGGCGCACGGGCGCGAGGCGTGGCTCGACGAGGTCGGCAACGTCCGGGCGCCCGCCGACGACTCGGTGCTGCTGACCTCCCACGTCGACACCGTGCCGGGCGACATCCCGGTGCGCGTCGAGGAGACCGAGGACGCCGAGGGGAACGCGACCGAGGAGCTGTGGGGCCGCGGCAGCGTCGACGCCAAGGGACCCCTCGCGGCGATGGCGGCGGCGGCGGTCGAGACCGGCGTCAGCTTCGTCGGCGTGGTCGGCGAGGAGACCGACTCGCGGGGCGCGCGCTTCCTCGTCGAGGACCGTGACGAGCCCGACGCCGTGGTCAACGGCGAGCCCTCGGGCTGGGACGGCGTGACCCTCGGATACCGGGGGTTCCTCGCGGGCGAGTACGCCGTGAGTACCGACTCGGTCCACACCTCGCGGCCCGACCCCAACGCCGTCCAGAAGGCGATGCGGTGGTGGCGGGCGGTCGAGTCCGGGTTCGAGAGTGACGACGAGACGCCCGTCTTCGAGCGGGTGACCGCCAAGCCCGTGGAGTTCGCGGGCGGGACCGCGGCCGACGGGCTCTCGGTGGAGGCGAGCGTCGAGGCGCAGTTCCGGATTCCGCCGGGCGAGACCGCGGCGGGCGTCCGCGAGGCCGTCGAGGCCGAGCTGGCGGCGGGCGAGGTCGACTGGGCGGAGCCGATTCCGCCCGTGATGGAGACGCCCCGCAGCGAGGTGGCGCGAGCGTTCCGGGCCGCGATCCGACGAGTCGGGGGCGACCCCCGACTCCTCCGCAAGACCGGAACCAGCGACATGAACCTCTACGCCGGGGCGTGGGACTGCCCCATGGCGACCTACGGCCCCGGCGACTCCGACCTGGACCACGCGCCGAACGAACGCCTCGACCTCGGAGGGTTCGACCGGGCCGTCGACGTGCTGACGGCCGTCTCCGAGGACCTCGCCGACGCATGA
- the lysW gene encoding lysine biosynthesis protein LysW — MTECVECGADVTLHDNAEVGEIVDCTTCGAELEVVEQNPPVLERAPELEEDWGE, encoded by the coding sequence ATGACCGAATGCGTCGAATGCGGGGCGGACGTGACCCTGCACGACAACGCGGAAGTAGGAGAGATAGTCGACTGCACGACCTGCGGCGCCGAGCTCGAAGTCGTCGAGCAGAACCCGCCAGTCCTCGAGCGAGCCCCGGAGCTCGAAGAGGACTGGGGGGAGTAA
- the argF gene encoding ornithine carbamoyltransferase — MSNDTTQPAADAAAPTAESPASQFLTVDDVSADELAEILSTAGELKVAHHTGTAHAVLPNRTLAMLFEKPSTRTRVSFETGMTQLGGHAVYLGPDTTHLDHGEPVADTARALSRYVDAVMARVFDHDALEGMAAHATVPVINGLSDDAHPCQTLADLFTIYERFDGFEDVSVAWVGDGNNVARSFAVGAAMVGLDLTMATPEGYGPGEEVLARADEQGEAPEVVRDPEAAVEGADVVYTDVWVSMGQEDEREAKLGDFDGFQVNDDLLAAAPEADVMHCLPAHRGEEITDEVLESDRAVVWDQAENRMHTQKALLTRLLDAE; from the coding sequence ATGAGCAACGACACGACCCAGCCCGCGGCCGACGCCGCGGCCCCGACCGCCGAATCGCCAGCCAGCCAGTTCCTGACCGTCGACGACGTCTCGGCCGACGAGCTCGCCGAGATACTGTCGACCGCGGGCGAGCTGAAGGTGGCCCACCACACGGGCACGGCACACGCCGTCCTGCCGAACCGCACGCTCGCCATGCTGTTCGAGAAGCCCAGCACCCGGACCCGTGTCTCGTTCGAGACCGGGATGACCCAGCTGGGCGGCCACGCCGTCTACCTCGGGCCCGACACCACCCACCTCGACCACGGCGAGCCGGTCGCCGACACCGCCAGGGCGCTCTCGCGGTACGTCGACGCCGTGATGGCCCGGGTGTTCGACCACGACGCGCTCGAAGGGATGGCGGCCCACGCCACCGTCCCGGTGATCAATGGGCTCTCGGACGACGCCCACCCGTGCCAGACGCTGGCGGACCTGTTCACCATCTACGAGCGCTTCGACGGCTTCGAGGACGTGTCGGTCGCCTGGGTCGGCGACGGCAACAACGTCGCGCGGTCGTTCGCGGTCGGCGCCGCGATGGTCGGCCTCGACCTGACGATGGCGACGCCCGAGGGGTACGGCCCCGGCGAGGAGGTCCTCGCGCGGGCCGACGAGCAGGGCGAAGCGCCCGAGGTCGTCCGCGACCCCGAGGCGGCCGTCGAGGGCGCCGACGTCGTCTACACAGACGTCTGGGTCAGCATGGGTCAGGAGGACGAGCGCGAGGCCAAGCTCGGCGACTTCGACGGGTTCCAGGTGAACGACGACCTGCTCGCGGCCGCGCCCGAGGCCGACGTGATGCACTGCCTGCCGGCCCACCGCGGCGAGGAGATAACGGACGAGGTGCTCGAGAGCGACCGGGCGGTCGTCTGGGACCAGGCCGAGAACCGGATGCACACCCAGAAGGCGCTGCTGACCCGCCTGCTCGACGCGGAGTGA
- the argH gene encoding argininosuccinate lyase, producing MANEEPATGSDVVRRDRFSGGPARGFLSSMEADERIFAADLAVDRAHVVMLAEQGIVGGDEAATIFSALDDVEAAGFDALPDGEDVHAAIETAVIDRVGDVGGKMHTARSRNDEVATCIRYRLRGDVLDAVESTLGLRKSLVEVADAHAETVMPGYTHLQPAQPATVGHYLLSYEQAVARDTERLFDAYDRVNRSPLGAAAFGGTPFDVDRERTAELLGFDGLVANSMDAVSTRDFLVEVVAALANLATTVSGLAEDLVVFSNKGLVELSDDYSSTSSIMPQKKNPDTLELVRATAGDAAAGLNGLLTTLKGLPRAYNRDLQSATPHAWSTVDAVDEAVAVAAGAVSTATWDESALAEAAGEGFSTATGVADLLAMAGVPFRNAHEMVAKAAEEGADYAALDAAAEEVLGDSLDAYVDREAVETALDPAASAAARDSAGGPAPEAVVAGLSTAEDGVADDEATLAGERDALAEAADLRRREVSQLV from the coding sequence ATGGCGAACGAGGAACCTGCGACCGGTTCGGACGTGGTCCGCCGCGACCGCTTCAGCGGCGGCCCCGCCCGCGGGTTCCTCTCCTCGATGGAGGCCGACGAGCGCATCTTCGCCGCGGACCTCGCGGTCGACCGCGCCCACGTCGTGATGCTGGCCGAGCAGGGCATCGTCGGCGGCGACGAGGCCGCCACGATTTTTTCGGCGCTCGACGACGTGGAGGCCGCGGGCTTCGACGCGCTCCCCGACGGCGAGGACGTCCACGCCGCCATCGAGACCGCGGTCATCGACCGCGTCGGCGACGTCGGCGGGAAGATGCACACCGCCCGGTCGCGCAACGACGAGGTGGCGACCTGCATCCGGTACCGGCTGCGCGGGGACGTGCTCGACGCCGTCGAGTCCACGCTCGGCCTCCGCAAGTCGCTGGTCGAGGTCGCCGACGCGCACGCCGAGACCGTGATGCCCGGCTACACCCACCTCCAGCCCGCCCAGCCCGCGACCGTCGGCCACTACCTGCTGTCCTACGAGCAGGCGGTGGCCCGCGACACCGAGCGGCTGTTCGACGCCTACGACCGGGTGAACCGGTCGCCGCTGGGCGCGGCCGCGTTCGGCGGGACGCCCTTCGACGTGGACCGCGAGCGCACCGCCGAACTGCTCGGGTTCGACGGCCTCGTGGCGAACTCGATGGACGCGGTGTCGACCCGCGACTTCCTCGTGGAAGTCGTCGCCGCGCTCGCGAACCTCGCCACGACTGTCTCGGGGCTGGCCGAGGACCTCGTGGTGTTCTCGAACAAGGGGCTGGTCGAGCTCTCGGACGACTACTCGTCGACCTCCTCGATCATGCCCCAGAAGAAGAACCCCGACACGCTCGAACTCGTGCGGGCGACCGCCGGCGACGCCGCCGCCGGGCTCAACGGCCTGCTGACGACGCTGAAGGGCCTGCCCCGGGCGTACAACCGCGACCTCCAGAGCGCCACGCCCCACGCGTGGTCGACCGTCGACGCGGTCGACGAGGCGGTCGCGGTCGCGGCGGGCGCGGTCTCGACCGCGACGTGGGACGAGAGCGCGCTGGCCGAGGCGGCCGGCGAGGGGTTCTCGACCGCGACCGGCGTGGCCGACCTGCTCGCGATGGCCGGGGTTCCCTTCCGGAACGCGCACGAGATGGTCGCGAAGGCTGCCGAGGAGGGCGCCGACTACGCCGCGCTCGACGCGGCGGCCGAGGAAGTGCTCGGCGACTCGCTCGACGCCTACGTCGACCGCGAGGCCGTCGAGACCGCGCTCGACCCCGCGGCCAGCGCGGCGGCCCGCGACTCGGCCGGCGGGCCCGCGCCCGAGGCGGTCGTCGCGGGCCTGTCGACCGCCGAGGACGGGGTCGCCGACGACGAGGCGACGCTGGCCGGCGAGCGCGACGCGCTGGCGGAGGCCGCAGACCTGCGCCGACGGGAGGTGAGTCAGCTTGTCTGA